The following proteins are co-located in the Microvirga ossetica genome:
- a CDS encoding DUF4747 family protein has translation MTTGNQRNPLCARAWVITYLRPNFVPFLFFFDSQKHQLFFEIKGPDGSIAPTEVERFFAILLTQRELFEKYGPVYVNLVSRRESIDKILSGLDLKKLAIRIQRPNPDDHQDLDRRMRDRLRRQRASSLTETLQAAPGETFDPDEDTLALAKVATINGEVSATGRDENGASVTRSTRSYPAIETVSYDPDVISNNQAFITSIRNF, from the coding sequence ATGACAACAGGGAATCAGCGAAACCCGCTTTGCGCAAGGGCCTGGGTAATTACCTACCTGCGCCCAAATTTCGTGCCCTTCCTTTTTTTCTTCGACTCACAAAAGCATCAGCTCTTCTTTGAGATCAAAGGACCTGACGGGTCTATTGCTCCAACAGAAGTCGAGAGGTTTTTTGCAATCCTGCTCACTCAAAGAGAACTGTTTGAGAAATATGGCCCAGTCTATGTGAATCTTGTTTCACGTCGGGAAAGTATTGATAAGATACTTTCTGGTCTTGATCTAAAAAAACTAGCAATTCGCATACAACGACCAAACCCGGACGATCACCAAGATTTAGATCGAAGAATGCGCGACAGATTGAGAAGGCAGCGAGCATCATCTCTAACTGAAACGCTACAAGCGGCGCCTGGAGAAACATTCGACCCAGATGAAGATACGCTTGCACTTGCCAAAGTTGCTACGATTAACGGCGAAGTCTCGGCGACTGGACGCGATGAGAATGGAGCAAGCGTCACGCGCTCTACACGCTCATACCCCGCGATTGAGACAGTATCGTATGATCCAGACGTGATATCTAATAACCAGGCTTTTATAACCTCGATTAGGAATTTTTGA